From one Gossypium hirsutum isolate 1008001.06 chromosome D08, Gossypium_hirsutum_v2.1, whole genome shotgun sequence genomic stretch:
- the LOC107941515 gene encoding DNA-directed RNA polymerases II, IV and V subunit 3-like, with protein MRILMELELQFRFLDWSVSPYNCSDLLEHHMFHVVVVDPEAYTYDDEVLKKAEAMGKPGLVEIYAKEDSFIFTVESTGAIKASQLVLNAIEILKQKLDAVRLSEDTVEADDQFGELGAHMQGG; from the exons ATGAGGATATTGATGGAACTTGAGCTTCAGTTTAGGTTTCTGGATTGGAGTGTTTCTCCTT ATAACTGTTCTGACTTGCTTGAGCATCATATGTTTCAT gTTGTGGTGGTTGATCCAGAGGCGTATACCTATGACGATGAGGTGCTAAAGAAAGCTGAAGCTATGGGCAAGCCAGGTCTTGTGGAGATATATGCCAAAGAAGACAGTTTCATCTTTACAGTTGAATCCACTGGTGCGATCAAAGCTTCTCAGTTGGTTCTTAATGCTATAGAAATCTTGAAACAGAAGCTGGATGCAGTTCGCCTGTCTGAGGATACTGTGGAAGCTGATGATCAGTTTGGTGAACTAGGTGCCCATATGCAAGGAGGATGA